A single window of Salmo trutta unplaced genomic scaffold, fSalTru1.1, whole genome shotgun sequence DNA harbors:
- the LOC115186509 gene encoding zinc finger protein 135-like, with protein MAVGEFKRPTGKRTHCCSDCGKSFVSSGHLKSHQRIHTGEKPYSCAQCGKSFTTSGQLTLHQRTHTGEKPYSCAQCGKSFVQSGQLTLHQRTHTGEKPYSCDQCGKSFVQSGQLTLHQRTHTGEKPYTCDQCGKSFVQSGQLTLHQSTHTGEKSYSCDHCGKSCVASRSLTLHQRIHTGEKPYSCNQCGTNFAPSSSLTLHHRIHTGEKSYSCNQGGKRFTTSGQLTLHQRTHTGEKSYSCDQCGKSFAASRSLTLHQRMHTGEKPYSCDQCGKSFAASRNLTLHQRIHTGEKPYTCDQCGKSFTGSSNLTIHQRTHTGEKPYSCDHCGKSFGQSGKLTVHRRIHTGEKPYSCDQCGKSFTGSRNLTIHQRIHTGEKPYSCDQCGKSFTGPRNLTIHQRIHTGEKPYSCDQCGKSFITSSNLTRHQRTHTGE; from the exons atggcggtcggTGAATTTAAG agacccacagggaagagaactcactgctgctctgactgtgggaagagttttgtttcttCAGGAcatttaaaatcacaccagagaatacacacgggagagaaaccttatagctgtgctcaatgtgggaagagttttactacatctggccagctgactttacaccagagaacacacacaggagagaaaccttatagctgtgctcaatgtgggaagagttttgttcaatctggccagctgactttacaccagagaacacacacaggggagaaaccttatagctgtgatcaatgtgggaagagttttgttcaatctggccagctgactttacaccagagaacacacacaggagaaaaaccttatacctgtgatcagtgtgggaagagttttgtacaatctggccagctgactttacaccagagtacacacacaggagagaaatcttatagctgtgatcattgtgggaagagttGTGTGGCATCTAGAAGtttgactctacaccagagaatacacacaggagagaaaccttatagctgtaatcaatgtgggacgAATTTTGCtccatctagcagtctgactctacaccatagaatacacacaggagagaaatcctatAGCTGTAATCAAGGTGGGAAgcgttttactacatctggccagctgactttacaccagagaacacacacaggagagaaatcttatagctgtgatcaatgtgggaagagttttgcagCATCAAGaagtctgactctacaccagagaatgcacacaggagagaagccttatagctgtgatcaatgtgggaagagttttgctgcatctagaaatctgactctacaccagagaatacacacaggagagaagccttatacctgtgatcaatgtgggaagagttttacaggatctagcaatctgacaatacaccagagaacacacacaggagagaaaccttatagctgtgatcattgtgggaagagttttggtcaatctgggaaGCTGACTGTACAcaggagaatacacacaggagagaagccttacagctgtgatcaatgtgggaagagttttacaggaTCTAGAAATCTGacaatacaccagagaatacacacaggagagaagccttatagctgtgatcaatgtgggaagagttttacaggaCCTAGAAATCTGacaatacaccagagaatacacacaggagagaagccttatagctgtgatcaatgtgggaagagttttattacatctagcaatctgactcgacaccagagaacacacacaggagag